In Solanum pennellii chromosome 3, SPENNV200, a single window of DNA contains:
- the LOC107013971 gene encoding uncharacterized protein LOC107013971, whose amino-acid sequence MGICNSCESTSVATAKIILQDGRLQEFSYPIKAWYLLQKDPTIFICNSDEMELGDKISAINAEEELQLGQLYFAMPLKRLRSRLGAEEMAALAVKASSALKRTSSSNKPFVFSQQKNCDRVTRNGDGGDSGRRRGKKTVKLSVIPE is encoded by the coding sequence atggGTATATGCAATTCATGTGAATCTACATCTGTTGCGACCGCGAAAATAATACTACAAGACGGAAGATTACAAGAGTTTTCTTATCCAATAAAAGCTTGGTATCTCTTACAAAAAGATCCAACTATTTTCATCTGTAACTCCGATGAAATGGAATTGGGAGATAAGATTTCCGCCATAAATGCAGAAGAAGAACTTCAATTGGGTCAATTGTATTTCGCTATGCCTTTGAAGAGGCTAAGAAGTAGACTTGGGGCTGAAGAAATGGCAGCATTAGCTGTGAAGGCGAGTTCTGCATTGAAGAGAACTAGTAGTAGTAATAAACCGTTTGTATTTTCTCAACAAAAGAATTGTGATAGAGTGACAAGGAACGGCGATGGTGGTGATAGTGggagaagaagaggaaaaaagaCGGTGAAGTTGAGTGTAATACCAGAATAG